One genomic window of Pontibacillus halophilus JSM 076056 = DSM 19796 includes the following:
- a CDS encoding alpha/beta fold hydrolase, which yields MEKVYMLHGFMGTSKSHFSSQIDYFKEKYELVFLDLPGHGDSPLESTEDYFEHALEYVISRLKVGGEGYLMGLSLGASLAVHISLREPELVKGTILTGYTPYIPERLKEVMEKQYDYFINIEENNTQIAQSFENLHGNKWRKTLEHVLHTMTFKYPGISKADFEKLNTPVLLLNGSNDKHEVEAVAYVKENKEDALIGLIPGAGHTANLDQPDVFNRIVEDFLELRGS from the coding sequence ATGGAGAAAGTATATATGTTGCACGGTTTTATGGGAACTTCTAAATCGCACTTCAGTAGTCAAATAGATTATTTCAAGGAGAAGTATGAACTAGTATTTTTAGATTTACCTGGGCACGGGGATAGTCCATTGGAATCTACTGAGGACTATTTTGAACACGCGCTTGAATATGTAATCTCCCGACTCAAAGTAGGGGGAGAGGGGTATCTAATGGGATTATCCTTAGGAGCGTCTCTTGCTGTACATATTTCATTAAGAGAACCCGAGTTAGTTAAAGGGACTATACTGACTGGATATACCCCCTACATACCCGAAAGGTTAAAGGAAGTAATGGAGAAACAATATGATTACTTTATAAATATCGAAGAGAACAATACACAAATTGCTCAGAGCTTTGAAAATCTGCACGGAAATAAATGGAGAAAAACGCTTGAACACGTACTTCATACTATGACTTTCAAGTACCCTGGTATTTCTAAAGCGGATTTCGAAAAACTTAATACCCCAGTTCTATTGCTTAACGGCAGCAATGACAAGCATGAAGTAGAAGCTGTAGCTTACGTGAAAGAGAATAAAGAAGATGCCCTTATTGGGTTAATTCCAGGTGCAGGGCATACTGCGAATTTGGATCAACCGGATGTTTTCAATAGGATAGTAGAAGACTTTTTAGAGCTTAGAGGGAGTTAA